One Mycolicibacterium rufum genomic window, GGTTCAGGCCGAGGTCGATGAGGCTGAACGGCGAGCGGCGGGGGTTGAGCGCCACGGTCTGCCCGGACAGGCCGAGCAGCACGGCCTCGATCAGCCGCAGCAGCGCGGTGTACGCGCTCAGGGCGAACGTCACCGCCAGCACGACGGCGATCTCCAGGCGCAGGGCGCGGCGCTGCGCCTGGGTCAGCCGGTCGGCGGGCGAGCTCACCGCAGCTACGGTAGCGGTGCGCCCGGCTACACGCGGCGGGCGCGCAGACCGTTGAGGAACGGGCACCCCATCAGCACCCGGATCGCCCGGCTGAGCCCGGTCACGTCGTTCACCGGCGCGGCGAACGGCAGGCGCACATCGTGGTCACCGGCATCGGATTCCACCCGCAGCGCCACCCCGTACCGGTCGAGCCCCAGCGGCCGCACCCGCCCGCGCCGCAGCGTGCCCGGCAGCCGGCTGGCCAGCCGGTCGACGACGTCGCGGTGCTCGGCCTCCAGATGCTGCAGCCAGCCCGACTCCATGGCGCAGAACGGGTCGGGCCGCGCGGCCAGTAGCGCGCCGACGGCGACGGACTCGGCGCCGGTGGAGTCCGCGGCGACCACCGACTCGATCTCCAGGCGCATCAGCACATCCCTGTCCTCCGAATGCACCTGCAGCAGAGCGGGATTCGGGTCGGAGGCGGCGATGAGGTCGAGCAGCGCGGCGACGTCGCGGTCGGGGACGTCGCGCAGCCGCCCGCGGATCCACACCAGCGAGCGCACGGGTTCACGCAGCGCGATCGGCGCGTAGTCGGTCATCTCCAGCACCGCCTGCACACCGGCCGCGCCCGCGGACGTGACCGTCGCGGCGAGCCTGCCCGCGGACGGCACCGTGATGGCCATCGACCCGTCGCACAGCAGGTGGTGCATGGGCGTCTCCGCGGGGTCGATGCCGTCGACGGCGATCATCGCGCCGCCGGCCCGCGCGCATGCGCTGCGGATCCGCTCGGCGGTGGTCGGTGCAGTCATCGGGTCACCCTTCTCCTGGTAAGGTGACCCTAACTTAAAAGCGATCGCGCCGGAGCGCAAGGCTTTCCCGCAGCGGAACGGGATTACCACGCCGACCCGATAGGCTGTCGCCGTGTCCGGCATCGCCTATCTCGGTCCCGAAGGGACGTTCACCGAGGCGGCCCTGCGCGCGATCGATTCGAACGGTCTGATTCCCGGACTCGCGGGCGCCGTCAGCCCCATCGCCACCGACAGCACGGCCGCCGCGCTGGCCGCGGTCCGGTCCGGTGACGCCGCGTTCGCCTGCGTGCCGATCGAGAACTCCATCGAGGGCTCGGTGCTGCCGACACTGGACAGCCTCGCCGCCGGTTCGCCGCTGCAGATCTTCGCCGAACTCACCCTCGACGTGGCGTTCACCATCGCGGTCCGCCCGGGCACCGTCGCCGACGACATCCGGACGGTGGCCGCGTTCCCAGTGGCCGCCGCCCAGGTGCGCCGCTGGCTGGCCGACCATCTGCCCGAAGCCGTTCTGGTTCCGGCACATTCGAACGCCGCGGCCGCCACCGAGGTGGCCGACGGCAGGGCCGACGCCGGAGTCAGCACCGCGCTGGCCACCCAGCGCTACGGACTCGAGGCCCTGGCCGCCGACGTCGTCGACGAGGCCAACGCCCGGACCCGGTTCGTCCTCGTCGGATCGCCCGCCGCGCCACCGAAGCGGACCGGCGCCGACCGCACGTCGGTGGTACTGCGTCTGGAGAACGTGCCGGGCGCCCTGGTCGCGGCGATGACGGAGTTCTCGATCCGCGACATCGACCTGACCCGCATCGAGTCGCGGCCCACCCGTATCGAGCTGGGTACCTACATGTTCTTCCTCGACGTCGTCGGCCACATCGACGACGAACCGGTCGCCGAGGCGTTGCGGGCGCTGCACCGTCGCTGCGCCGATGTGCGATACCTGGGGTCGTGGCCCACCGGCGACGCAGCCGGCACGCCGCCGCCCGCGCTGGACGAGGCGTCGGCGTGGCTGGAGCGGCTGCGGGACGGCAGGCCGTGAGCGGCCGGTTGGTGCTCGTCCGGCACGGACAGACCCACAGCAATGTCGCGCGCCGGCTGGACACCCGGCCGCCCGGCGCCGAGCTGACCGATCTCGGCCGGGAACAGGCCCGCGGCTTCGCCGGCACGCTCGCCGAACCGCCCGGGATGATCGCGCACTCGATCGCGACGCGGGCGGTGCAGACCGCCCAGCAGATCAGCACCGAAATCCAGCGGGTGATCAGCACCGACATCCACGTCGCGCCACGGGGCCCGCACGCGTTCGACGGTCTGCACGAGGTGCAGGTCGGCGAGTTGGAGGACCGCGCCGACGAGGCGGCCCACGACGAGTTCAACGCGATCTACCGACGCTGGCACGAGGGCGAGCTGAGCGTGGCGCTGCCCGGCGGGGAGAGCGGCCACCAGGTGCTGGAGCGCTACGTGCCGGTGCTCGACCGGCTGCGGGCGCGCTACCTCGACGACGACGGCTGGCGCGGCGACATCGTGGTGGTCAGCCACGGCGCGGCGATCAGGCTGGTCTCGGCCGTGCTGACCGACGTCGACCCCGGGTTCGCGATCGACCACCACCTCGCCAACACCGAGTCGGTGGTGCTGGCGCCGGTCACCGACGGCCGATGGAGCTGCCTGCAGTGGGGCAGGCTGACCCCACCCTTCGGCTCGGAGGCGTCGGTGACGACGGCGGGCGAGGGGTCGTCAGCCGACCCGATGGGCTGACACCGCGCCGACCTCGTCGCACACACAGCCGACGGCACTGCAGTCCAGATGCATGTCGTGGGCGGCCGGCGGGGTGAGGCAATCGTCCTCGGTGCACTCGTCGCGGAGGTGGGCGTGGTGGATCAGGGCACCGTGGCAGTGCTCGAGACCCGCCGTGCAGGCACGGCACTGATGACTCATGACCCGTTCTTAGCACCGATCGCCGACGGGATCGTGGTGCCGCGCGAAGGATGCGCCGCTCAGCCCCAGCCGAGTTCGTGCAGCCGGTCGTCGTCGATGCCGAAGTGGTGGGCGATCTCGTGGATCACCGTGATCGCCACCTCGTCGACGACCTCGGCGTCGCTGTGGCAGATGTCGAGCAGCGCATCGCGATAGATCGTGATGGTGTCGGGGAGGGCCCCGGCGTACCAGGAGTCGCGCTCGGTCAGCGCGACGCCCTCGTAGAGGCCGAGGAGCTCGGGTTCGTCGGCGTTGCGGTCGGCGACCAGGATCACCACGTTGTCGATGGCCGCGGCCAGCCCGGCGGGGATGAGGTCCAGGGCGTCACCGACGAGCTCGTCGAACCGCTGCGGACTCATCCGCACGACCACCGGGTCAGGTCCCCGGCGGCGGTGGCAGCAGCGGCGCGGGCGGCGGGGGAACGTCGGCGGGCGGCGGCGGCACGTCCGCCGGCGGAGGCGGGGGCGGCAGCTCCTGAGGTGCGCCGGGCGGGGGCGGCGGCGGCCCGTTGAGGAACGTGTTGCCCTGGGCAGGCGCGCCGTCGGTGGCCGGCGCCTGTTCGGTGGGCGTCGGCGCGGCCGTCGTCGCCAGCTGCGGCATGTGCTGGGTCTGCTGCCCGCTGCCCTGATCCGAGCTGGACTGCGACGAACCGCTGCTCGAGCTGCTGGAGCTGCTGCTCGACTGCGACGACGTGTCCGGAACCTGGGGCACGTCGATGGGCGGCAGGTTGAGGCGCTCCTCCGGGATGTCCGGCGGCGGCACCGGCGGCTGCCCGTTGATCATCAGCGGGCCCTTGGCGCTGTTGAGCAGCGTCGACCATCCGCCGTTGCCGAGCGTGGCGCCGATGCTGCACGACACCTGGCGGCTGCCCGCCGACCAGCTCGGCAGCGAGATCGTGCTGTAGATCAGCGTCAGCGTGGTGTTGCGCAGCTGAATCGGCGCCAGATAGGCGTCGGTCATCTTGGTGCAGGTGTCCTTGATGAACGCGTCCTGGTCGGGCTCGGCCGGGAGCCCGCCGGGGAACTTCTCGGCGAGGTTCACCGCGCCGGTGACCTCCATCGCGTGCGGCGCCGCGCAGTCGACGGGGATGTCGGTCGGCTGATTGGTCGAGGGGTCGATGCCCAGGCAGGTGCCCGGGGTCCACACCTTCGACTGGTCGATGTCGGCGACCTTGCCGGAGAACGCGAGCTGCTGGTTGTTCGGGCCGGGCAGCTGCAGACCGCACAGCATCCGGCGCTCGCCGGACTGCTTCCAGGCCTTGTCGCCCGACCACAGCATGCTGATGGTGAAGCGGCTGTTCGGGTCGAACTTCGCGCCCAGGTAGCGGCGCACCGCCGCGGAGCACTGCTCCTGGCTGATCTGCTGGATGCGCGCGGTCGACGGCGGCGCCGCGTCGGGCCCGTACTCGCTGCCGGGGAACGTGCGCATGTCCACCGATTCGGCGACCTCGAACCGGTGCTCGGCGCTGCAGTCGACGATCTCGGCGGCGTCGGGGGTGCGCTCCGGCCAGTTCAGGCAGTCGCCGCTCTTGGCGTGGTCGAAGGTGTCGTTGCCGCGGGGGCCCAGCGAGATCGAGTTCGCCGTCAGCCCACCGGCCGGATCGGCCTGCGGCAGCGCGGTGATGATGCCGGCGATCAGCAGGCCACCGAGCGCCGTCAGCAGCAGCGCCCGGCGGGTCGACTCGGCCTGCAGGCTGCGCCACCAACTCGTGGGGCGGGTGTGCGGCTTCTCGGGGGCCGTCTCAGATCCGGAGGACATCGGGATCCATTGTGACAGGCGTGTCAGGCGCTGTGACAAGTGATGCAGCTGTAACGTTATGCGGCTGACGCCGCGGCCCGTAGGGTGGCGCGATGTGATCGACCTGAAGGTGCTGCGAGAAGACCCTGATGCGGTGCGTGCGTCCCAGCGCGCCCGGGGAGAGGATCCCGGACTCGTCGACGCGCTGGCCGACGCCGACACCGCGCGCCGGGCCGCCATCTCCCGCGCCGACACCCTGCGCGCCGAGCAGAAAACGGCCAGCAAGGCCGTCGGCAAGGCCTCGCCCGACGACCGCCCCGCCCTGCTGGCCGCAGCCAAGGACCTCGCCGAGCAGGTCCGGGCCGCCGAGGTCGCGCAGGCCGAGGCCGAGCAGGCGTTCGCCGCGGCACACATGGCGATCTCCAACGTCATCATCGACGGGGTCCCGGCCGGCGGCGAGGACGCGTTCGTGGTGCTCGACACCGTCGGCGAACCGCCCGTCATCGAGAACCCCAGAGACCACCTCGAGCTCGGCGAATCGCTCGGACTGATCGACATGAACCGCGGCGCCAAGGTCTCCGGGTCGCGCTTCTACTTCCTCACCGGCTACGGCGCCCTGCTGCAGCTGGCCCTGTTCCAGCTCGCGGTGCGCACCGCGACCGAGAACGGGTTCACCCTGGTGATTCCCCCGGTGCTGGTGCGCCCAGAGATCATGGCGGGCACCGGCTTCCTCGGCGCGCACGCCGACGAGGTGTACCACCTCGCCGAGGACGACCTGTACCTGGTCGGCACGTCGGAGGTGCCGCTGGCCGGCTTCCACGCCGACGAGATCCTCGACCTGTCGGGCGGCCCGCGCCGCTACGCCGGCTGGTCGTCGTGTTTCCGGCGCGAGGCGGGCAGTTACGGCAAGGACACCCGCGGCATCATCCGGGTGCACCAGTTCGACAAGGTCGAGGGCTTCGTCTACTGCAGGCCCGAAGAGGCCGAGGCCGAGCATCAGCGGCTGCTCGGCTGGCAGCGCCAGATGCTCGCCCACATCGAGGTGCCCTACCGGGTGATCGACATCGCCGCGGGCGACCTGGGCTCCTCGGCGGCGCGCAAGTACGACTGCGAGGCGTGGGTGCCGACCCAGCAGACCTACCGGGAGCTGACGTCGACGTCGAACTGCACGACGTTCCAGGCGCGCCGGCTCGCGGTGCGCTACCGCGACGACAACGGCAAGCCCCAGACCGCCGCCACGCTGAACGGCACGCTGGCGACCACGCGCTGGCTCGTCGCGATCCTGGAGAACCACCAGCAGCCCGACGGCAGCGTGCGCGTCCCGCAGGCGTTGGTGCCCTACGTCGGGGCCGAGGTGCTGACGCCGAACTAGCGGCGGCCCAGCAGCTGGTCGAGCACGTCGATGAACTCGCGAGGGTGCACCGGCGTGCAGGCCGGCTGCGGGTAGGTGCCGCGGACGTCGAGGGTGATCAGCGTCGACTTCAGCGGCCGGTTCACGTCCAGGGGTAGCCAGCGCCGGAAGTCGGTGCCCCACAGGCGGAACCGGGACATCAGCAGGCCCAGTGGGGCGACCTGGTAGTCGCGGATGTCGCGCAGCGGGATGATCTTCGACGTACCCGACGGGAAGTGGTAGCGGCGCAGCGTCAGCGCTTCCCGGTCGAGCTGGATCAGCCCGTCGTCGTAGTACAGGTTCGCGATGCCCACGGTGGGTTCCGGTTCGGCCATCACAGCTTCGCCGACCGCAGTTCGTGGCCCTTGGTGGTCAGGCACCGGCCGTTGGTGAG contains:
- a CDS encoding DUF2470 domain-containing protein — its product is MTAPTTAERIRSACARAGGAMIAVDGIDPAETPMHHLLCDGSMAITVPSAGRLAATVTSAGAAGVQAVLEMTDYAPIALREPVRSLVWIRGRLRDVPDRDVAALLDLIAASDPNPALLQVHSEDRDVLMRLEIESVVAADSTGAESVAVGALLAARPDPFCAMESGWLQHLEAEHRDVVDRLASRLPGTLRRGRVRPLGLDRYGVALRVESDAGDHDVRLPFAAPVNDVTGLSRAIRVLMGCPFLNGLRARRV
- the pheA gene encoding prephenate dehydratase, with the protein product MSGIAYLGPEGTFTEAALRAIDSNGLIPGLAGAVSPIATDSTAAALAAVRSGDAAFACVPIENSIEGSVLPTLDSLAAGSPLQIFAELTLDVAFTIAVRPGTVADDIRTVAAFPVAAAQVRRWLADHLPEAVLVPAHSNAAAATEVADGRADAGVSTALATQRYGLEALAADVVDEANARTRFVLVGSPAAPPKRTGADRTSVVLRLENVPGALVAAMTEFSIRDIDLTRIESRPTRIELGTYMFFLDVVGHIDDEPVAEALRALHRRCADVRYLGSWPTGDAAGTPPPALDEASAWLERLRDGRP
- a CDS encoding histidine phosphatase family protein, yielding MSGRLVLVRHGQTHSNVARRLDTRPPGAELTDLGREQARGFAGTLAEPPGMIAHSIATRAVQTAQQISTEIQRVISTDIHVAPRGPHAFDGLHEVQVGELEDRADEAAHDEFNAIYRRWHEGELSVALPGGESGHQVLERYVPVLDRLRARYLDDDGWRGDIVVVSHGAAIRLVSAVLTDVDPGFAIDHHLANTESVVLAPVTDGRWSCLQWGRLTPPFGSEASVTTAGEGSSADPMG
- a CDS encoding metallopeptidase family protein → MSPQRFDELVGDALDLIPAGLAAAIDNVVILVADRNADEPELLGLYEGVALTERDSWYAGALPDTITIYRDALLDICHSDAEVVDEVAITVIHEIAHHFGIDDDRLHELGWG
- a CDS encoding septum formation family protein, which translates into the protein MSSGSETAPEKPHTRPTSWWRSLQAESTRRALLLTALGGLLIAGIITALPQADPAGGLTANSISLGPRGNDTFDHAKSGDCLNWPERTPDAAEIVDCSAEHRFEVAESVDMRTFPGSEYGPDAAPPSTARIQQISQEQCSAAVRRYLGAKFDPNSRFTISMLWSGDKAWKQSGERRMLCGLQLPGPNNQQLAFSGKVADIDQSKVWTPGTCLGIDPSTNQPTDIPVDCAAPHAMEVTGAVNLAEKFPGGLPAEPDQDAFIKDTCTKMTDAYLAPIQLRNTTLTLIYSTISLPSWSAGSRQVSCSIGATLGNGGWSTLLNSAKGPLMINGQPPVPPPDIPEERLNLPPIDVPQVPDTSSQSSSSSSSSSSGSSQSSSDQGSGQQTQHMPQLATTAAPTPTEQAPATDGAPAQGNTFLNGPPPPPPGAPQELPPPPPPADVPPPPADVPPPPAPLLPPPPGT
- the serS gene encoding serine--tRNA ligase; the protein is MIDLKVLREDPDAVRASQRARGEDPGLVDALADADTARRAAISRADTLRAEQKTASKAVGKASPDDRPALLAAAKDLAEQVRAAEVAQAEAEQAFAAAHMAISNVIIDGVPAGGEDAFVVLDTVGEPPVIENPRDHLELGESLGLIDMNRGAKVSGSRFYFLTGYGALLQLALFQLAVRTATENGFTLVIPPVLVRPEIMAGTGFLGAHADEVYHLAEDDLYLVGTSEVPLAGFHADEILDLSGGPRRYAGWSSCFRREAGSYGKDTRGIIRVHQFDKVEGFVYCRPEEAEAEHQRLLGWQRQMLAHIEVPYRVIDIAAGDLGSSAARKYDCEAWVPTQQTYRELTSTSNCTTFQARRLAVRYRDDNGKPQTAATLNGTLATTRWLVAILENHQQPDGSVRVPQALVPYVGAEVLTPN